In Solanum pennellii chromosome 3, SPENNV200, a single window of DNA contains:
- the LOC107014341 gene encoding chaperone protein ClpD, chloroplastic isoform X1, producing MELSCSSPLSVNSTISFNRYVSGYPHRRCRSVLSLFPYCPSSSSSSSHVATTATASAPCSTSSSSSALFGISLSHRPSSSVHRKIKRSMYIVSGVFERFTERSIKAVMFSQKEAKALGKDMVNTQHLLLGLIAEDRSPGGFLGSRITIDKAREAVRSIWLGDSEDDTTKLGSQDSGSATSATDVAFSSSTKRVFEAAVEYSRTMGYNYIAPEHIAIGLFTVDDGSAGRVLKRLGANVNRLAAEAVSRLQGELAKDGRDPISFKRSREKSFPGKITIDRSAEKAKAEKNALEQFCVDLTARASEGLIDPVIGRETEVQRMIEILCRRTKNNPILLGQAGVGKTAIAEGLAINIAEGNIPAFLMKKRVMSLDIGLLISGAKERGELEARVTTLIKEVKESGHIILFIDEVHTLVGAGTVGRGNKGSGLDIANLLKPTLGRGELQCIASTTMDEFRLHIEKDKAFARRFQPILVNEPSQADAVQILLGLREKYESHHKCRYSLEAINAAVELSSRYIPDRYLPDKAIDLIDEAGSKSRMQAHKRRKEQQISVLSQSPSDYWQEIRAVQTMHEVILASKLTENADASRLDDDSELHLQPASSSTSDEHELPLVGPEDIAAVASLWTGIPLKQLTVDERMLLVGLDEQLKKRVVGQDEAVTSICRAVKRSRTGLKHPNRPISAMLFCGPTGVGKSELAKALAASYFGSESAMLRLDMSEYMERHTVSKLIGSPPGYVGYGEGGTLTEAIRRKPFTVVLLDEIEKAHPDIFNILLQLFEDGHLTDSQGRRVSFKNALIVMTSNVGSTAIVKGRQNTIGFLLAEDESAASYAGMKAIVMEELKTYFRPELLNRIDEVVVFRPLEKPQMLEILNLMLQEVRARLVSLGISLEVSEAVMDLICQQGFDRNYGARPLRRAVTQMVEDLLCESVLSGDFKPGDVAMIHLDESGNPVVVNQSSQSIQLSDTNGNPVVTNR from the exons atggagttatCGTGTTCTTCTCCGCTTTCTGTCAACTCTACTATCAGCTTCAATCGATATGTCTCTGGATACCCTCATAGGAGATGTCGAAGTGTTCTCTCCCTTTTTCCATATtgtccttcttcttcttcttcttcctctcatGTTGCTACCACAGCTACTGCTTCTGCTCCTTGTAGTACTAGCAGTTCTAGTTCGGCCCTTTTTGGGATTTCCCTTTCTCATCGACCCAGCAGTTCCGTTCATCGTAAAATCAAGCGTTCTATGTATATTGTGTCTGGGGTGTTCGAGAGATTTACTGAGAGATCAATTAAAGCTGTGATGTTCTCCCAGAAGGAAGCAAAGGCTTTGGGTAAAGATATGGTGAACACCCAACACCTTTTACTTGGTCTTATCGCGGAGGATCGGAGTCCAGGTGGGTTTCTTGGTTCTCGAATAACTATTGATAAGGCCCGTGAAGCTGTTCGTAGCATATGGCTTGGTGACTCAGAGGACGATACAACAAAATTGGGTTCTCAGGACTCCGGTTCAGCTACCTCAGCTACTGATGTGGCCTTTTCTTCAAGTACCAAGCGGGTTTTTGAGGCTGCGGTTGAGTATTCAAGGACCATGGGGTATAATTATATTGCTCCTGAGCATATTGCTATTGGTTTGTTTACTGTTGATGATGGCAGCGCTGGTCGTGTGCTCAAGAG GTTAGGAGCAAATGTAAATCGTCTGGCAGCTGAGGCAGTTTCCAGGCTTCAAGGAGAGCTTGCTAAAGATGGTAGAGACCCAATTTCGTTCAAAAGATCACGTGAGAAATCCTTTCCTGGAAAAATAACTATTGACAGATCTGCTGAGAAAGCAAAAG CAGAGAAAAACGCTCTGGAGCAATTTTGTGTAGATCTTACTGCCCGTGCAAGTGAGGGCCTTATAGACCCAGTAATTGGTAGGGAGACTGAAGTTCAGAGAATGATCGAGATACTCTGCCGTCGAACCAAAAACAATCCTATTTTGCTTGGTCAAGCTGGAGTTGGGAAAACAGCGATAGCTGAAGGGCTTGCTATAAACATTGCTGAAGGAAATATTCCTGCATTCTTAATG AAAAAACGGGTAATGTCTTTAGACATTGGCCTATTGATTTCAGGTGCAAAGGAGAGGGGTGAACTAGAGGCGCGTGTGACTACATTAATTAAGGAGGTAAAAGAGTCAG GCCATATTATTCTATTCATAGATGAGGTCCACACCCTTGTTGGTGCTGGCACAGTTGGACGGGGAAATAAGGGCTCTGGTCTTGACATTGCTAATTTGCTAAAACCAACACTTGGCCGTGGTGAACTGCAG TGTATTGCATCTACCACCATGGATGAGTTCAGATTGCATATTGAGAAAGACAAGGCCTTTGCCCGAAGGTTCCAGCCCATCTTGGTTAATGAACCAAGTCAG GCGGATGCTGTCCAGATACTATTGGGGTTGCGTGAAAAATATGAGTCGCATCATAAGTGTAGGTACAGTCTGGAAGCCATCAATGCTGCTGTGGAACTATCATCAAGATATATACCGGATAGGTATCTTCCCGACAAAGCTATTGATCTTATTGATGAGGCTGGTAGTAAATCTCGTATGCAAGCTCACAAAAGAAGAAAGGAACAGCAGATATCTGTACTTTCACAATCACCTAGTGATTATTGGCAGGAAATTAGAGCTGTTCAAACCATGCATGAAGTG ATCCTGGCTAGCAAGCTGACTGAAAATGCTGATGCGTCTCGTTTGGATGATGACAGTGAACTTCATTTGCAGCCAGCTTCGTCTTCTACATCTGATGAACATGA ACTCCCATTAGTTGGACCTGAGGATATAGCAGCAGTTGCTTCACTCTGGACAGGCATTCCCCTTAAGCAGCTTACTGTTGATGAAAGAATGCTTCTGGTTGGTCTCGATGAGCAGCTTAAGAAAAGGGTTGTTGGTCAGGATGAGGCTGTTACATCTATTTGTCGGGCTGTTAAGAGATCCAGAACTGGCCTCAAGCACCCAAATAGACCAATTTCGGCAATGCTCTTCTGTGGTCCTACTGGAGTTGGAAAATCTGAACTGGCTAAAGCTTTGGCAGCATCTTATTTTGGATCT GAATCTGCCATGCTAAGATTGGATATGAGTGAGTACATGGAGCGGCATACTGTGAGCAAGTTAATTGGTTCGCCTCCTGGTTATGTAGGCTATGGAGAAGGAGGGACTCTGACTGAAGCTATCCGAAGAAAGCCCTTCACTGTAGTGCTGTTAGATGAGATTGAAAAGGCTCATCCCGACATATTCAATATTCTCCTTCAGTTGTTTGAAGATGGTCACCTAACAGACTCTCAg GGAAGAAGAGTGTCATTTAAGAACGCCTTGATAGTTATGACTTCTAATGTGGGTTCAACAGCCATTGTAAAGGGTAGACAGAATACTATCGGCTTCTTGCTTGCTGAAGATGAGTCAGCCGCCTCCTATGCTGGTATGAAAGCAATAGTGATGGAGGAGCTCAAAACATACTTTCGTCCAGAGTTACTGAATAGGATAGATGAAGTAGTGGTATTCCGTCCACTAGAGAAGCCTCAG aTGCTCGAGATATTAAACCTGATGTTGCAGGAGGTAAGAGCTAGGCTTGTTTCATTAGGAATAAGTTTGGAGGTATCAGAAGCAGTAATGGACCTCATATGCCAACAAGGATTTGACAGAAACTATGGCGCACGCCCTCTGAGGAGGGCTGTTACTCAAATGGTTGAAGATCTCCTGTGTGAATCTGTACTTTCTGGGGATTTCAAGCCTGGTGATGTTGCTATGATTCATTTAGATGAATCTGGAAATCCTGTCGTCGTTAACCAGTCAAGCCAGAGTATCCAATTGTCTGATACAAACGGAAATCCAGTAGTCACCAACAGGTGA
- the LOC107012194 gene encoding protein FRIGIDA-like yields MVEPADAAIAAPSPSRPSPAVEAQSQLIETVNALQNITKQSEFLQPPTNDDSIAKFSKLSDAFSAFQVCFAELHRHVVSIGTLIDSMRPLDTTSTTPLSVSSLPAAAAPGPEPAMEFGPSEEEKVEVKSPCLELKSTRSELESICKRVDGRGLRKYMITHISDINLLLEEVPKALKLSRNPARLVLDCVGKFYLQGSRAYVKGSPVVNGRKASILVLDCFLLMGIDEGVEFEKEVKEEAEKAALAWRKRLIAEGGLRKVYDMDARGLLLLIACFGIPGAFSNEDIRDLFLASPFKKNISGSLTRSNVFMAKITEIIEGMVNQKMEMEAVDLAYTFGMEDRFNSQKLVTTYLRESKEPLKKMKGKPQGSLAAVHEAKKKHLAALRSVIKCSRRHNIDLSKLLPGWKINEQIMSLEKEIEVGEKKMAQKRKNDETESSGMISNKEAKQSHFPNPRLQQERVVNHIDSNTTLLEGGTAGHMFGLSPLVLHGPGGHGRTLVDNTPMQIGSHHTGQLYGLHGDGAVCDRLPSHSYAYGPSSYLASSTGLPNTKLGDAYRPSPYLAGSTGLPNTKPADAYRPSPYLEGSRGLPNAIPTDVAGRSSASNPYQFGDTVLTSELYRSSGWRVVDVVPPAASAHHSSFLFTGPDSFALGRDYLQP; encoded by the exons ATGGTTGAACCAGCCGATGCTGCCATCGCTGCGCCGTCTCCATCACGGCCATCGCCGGCGGTAGAAGCTCAATCGCAACTCATAGAAACAGTAAATGCTCTGCAAAACATTACCAAACAGTCTGAATTTCTGCAGCCACCAACAAATGACGACTCAATTGCCAAATTCAGCAAACTCTCGGATGCTTTCTCCGCATTCCAGGTCTGCTTTGCTGAGTTACACCGACACGTTGTTTCCATCGGGACTTTAATCGACTCTATGCGACCCCTGGATACAACTAGTACTACCCCCTTATCTGTATCCTCACTTCCCGCAGCCGCAGCCCCAGGACCAGAACCGGCAATGGAATTCGGTCCctctgaagaagaaaaagtggaAGTGAAATCCCCTTGTTTAGAGCTAAAATCTACTCGTTCAGAGCTAGAAAGCATCTGTAAAAGGGTGGACGGTCGTGGTCTGCGGAAGTACATGATAACGCATATCTCAGATATAAATCTACTGCTTGAGGAAGTCCCTAAGGCATTGAAACTCTCGCGCAATCCGGCAAGGCTTGTATTGGATTGTGTTGGGAAGTTTTATTTGCAAGGGAGCAGGGCATATGTTAAGGGTTCACCCGTGGTCAATGGAAGGAAGGCTTCTATATTGGTTTTGGATTGCTTCTTGTTGATGGGAATCGACGAGGGAGTTGAGTTTGAGAAAGAGGTGAAAGAAGAGGCGGAGAAGGCAGCTTTAGCATGGAGAAAGAGGTTGATTGCTGAAGGAGGTTTACGAAAGGTGTATGACATGGATGCCCGGGGTTTGCTATTGCTCATTGCGTGTTTCGGGATTCCAGGAGCATTCAGTAATGAGGATATCAGGGATTTATTTCTGGCAAGTCCGTTCAAGAAGAATATTTCCGGTTCCCTCACAAGATCAAATGTCTTCATGGCAAAGATTACAG AAATTATAGAGGGGATGGTGAACCAGAAGATGGAAATGGAGGCAGTTGATCTTGCCTATACTTTTGGAATGGAGGACAGATTTAACTCTCAGAAACTTGTGACAACATATTTACGAGAATCTAAAGAGCCACTGAAGAAGATGAAGGGAAAGCCGCAAGGCTCACTTGCTGCTGTG caTGAAGCAAAAAAGAAGCACTTGGCTGCTCTTAGATCTGTCATCAAATGTTCAAGACGCCATAACATTGATCTTTCAAAACTTCTTCCCGGGTGGAAAATCAATGAGCAAATAATGAGCTTGGAGAAAGAAATTGAAGTAGGTGAGAAGAAGATGgcacaaaagagaaaaaatgatGAAACTGAGTCATCTGGAATGATCAGCAACAAAGAGGCGAAACAGTCGCATTTTCCAAATCCACGGCTACAACAGGAAAGAGTTGTTAATCATATTGATAGCAACACAACCTTGTTAGAAGGTGGAACTGCTGGCCACATGTTTGGTTTGTCCCCATTAGTATTGCATGGACCTGGAGGTCATGGAAGGACTTTAGTGGATAATACACCCATGCAAATAGGAAGTCATCACACTGGTCAGTTATATGGACTGCATGGTGATGGAGCTGTGTGCGACAGACTGCCCTCCCATAGCTATGCTTATGGGCCATCATCGTACTTGGCAAGTTCTACAGGGTTGCCAAACACCAAACTTGGTGATGCTTATAGGCCATCACCGTACTTGGCAGGTTCTACAGGGTTACCAAACACCAAACCTGCTGATGCTTATAGGCCATCACCATACTTGGAAGGCTCTAGGGGATTGCCGAACGCCATACCCACTGATGTTGCTGGCCGAAGCTCTGCATCTAACCCCTATCAGTTTGGTGATACTGTTTTAACAAGTGAACTCTACAGGAGTAGTGGCTGGCGAGTAGTTGATGTTGTTCCACCTGCTGCCTCTGCTCATCACTCGTCTTTCTTATTCACTGGACCAGATAGTTTTGCCTTGGGTAGGGATTACCTTCAACCTTAA
- the LOC107014341 gene encoding chaperone protein ClpD, chloroplastic isoform X2: MELSCSSPLSVNSTISFNRYVSGYPHRRCRSVLSLFPYCPSSSSSSSHVATTATASAPCSTSSSSSALFGISLSHRPSSSVHRKIKRSMYIVSGVFERFTERSIKAVMFSQKEAKALGKDMVNTQHLLLGLIAEDRSPGGFLGSRITIDKAREAVRSIWLGDSEDDTTKLGSQDSGSATSATDVAFSSSTKRVFEAAVEYSRTMGYNYIAPEHIAIGLFTVDDGSAGRVLKRLGANVNRLAAEAVSRLQGELAKDGRDPISFKRSREKSFPGKITIDRSAEKAKEKNALEQFCVDLTARASEGLIDPVIGRETEVQRMIEILCRRTKNNPILLGQAGVGKTAIAEGLAINIAEGNIPAFLMKKRVMSLDIGLLISGAKERGELEARVTTLIKEVKESGHIILFIDEVHTLVGAGTVGRGNKGSGLDIANLLKPTLGRGELQCIASTTMDEFRLHIEKDKAFARRFQPILVNEPSQADAVQILLGLREKYESHHKCRYSLEAINAAVELSSRYIPDRYLPDKAIDLIDEAGSKSRMQAHKRRKEQQISVLSQSPSDYWQEIRAVQTMHEVILASKLTENADASRLDDDSELHLQPASSSTSDEHELPLVGPEDIAAVASLWTGIPLKQLTVDERMLLVGLDEQLKKRVVGQDEAVTSICRAVKRSRTGLKHPNRPISAMLFCGPTGVGKSELAKALAASYFGSESAMLRLDMSEYMERHTVSKLIGSPPGYVGYGEGGTLTEAIRRKPFTVVLLDEIEKAHPDIFNILLQLFEDGHLTDSQGRRVSFKNALIVMTSNVGSTAIVKGRQNTIGFLLAEDESAASYAGMKAIVMEELKTYFRPELLNRIDEVVVFRPLEKPQMLEILNLMLQEVRARLVSLGISLEVSEAVMDLICQQGFDRNYGARPLRRAVTQMVEDLLCESVLSGDFKPGDVAMIHLDESGNPVVVNQSSQSIQLSDTNGNPVVTNR; encoded by the exons atggagttatCGTGTTCTTCTCCGCTTTCTGTCAACTCTACTATCAGCTTCAATCGATATGTCTCTGGATACCCTCATAGGAGATGTCGAAGTGTTCTCTCCCTTTTTCCATATtgtccttcttcttcttcttcttcctctcatGTTGCTACCACAGCTACTGCTTCTGCTCCTTGTAGTACTAGCAGTTCTAGTTCGGCCCTTTTTGGGATTTCCCTTTCTCATCGACCCAGCAGTTCCGTTCATCGTAAAATCAAGCGTTCTATGTATATTGTGTCTGGGGTGTTCGAGAGATTTACTGAGAGATCAATTAAAGCTGTGATGTTCTCCCAGAAGGAAGCAAAGGCTTTGGGTAAAGATATGGTGAACACCCAACACCTTTTACTTGGTCTTATCGCGGAGGATCGGAGTCCAGGTGGGTTTCTTGGTTCTCGAATAACTATTGATAAGGCCCGTGAAGCTGTTCGTAGCATATGGCTTGGTGACTCAGAGGACGATACAACAAAATTGGGTTCTCAGGACTCCGGTTCAGCTACCTCAGCTACTGATGTGGCCTTTTCTTCAAGTACCAAGCGGGTTTTTGAGGCTGCGGTTGAGTATTCAAGGACCATGGGGTATAATTATATTGCTCCTGAGCATATTGCTATTGGTTTGTTTACTGTTGATGATGGCAGCGCTGGTCGTGTGCTCAAGAG GTTAGGAGCAAATGTAAATCGTCTGGCAGCTGAGGCAGTTTCCAGGCTTCAAGGAGAGCTTGCTAAAGATGGTAGAGACCCAATTTCGTTCAAAAGATCACGTGAGAAATCCTTTCCTGGAAAAATAACTATTGACAGATCTGCTGAGAAAGCAAAAG AGAAAAACGCTCTGGAGCAATTTTGTGTAGATCTTACTGCCCGTGCAAGTGAGGGCCTTATAGACCCAGTAATTGGTAGGGAGACTGAAGTTCAGAGAATGATCGAGATACTCTGCCGTCGAACCAAAAACAATCCTATTTTGCTTGGTCAAGCTGGAGTTGGGAAAACAGCGATAGCTGAAGGGCTTGCTATAAACATTGCTGAAGGAAATATTCCTGCATTCTTAATG AAAAAACGGGTAATGTCTTTAGACATTGGCCTATTGATTTCAGGTGCAAAGGAGAGGGGTGAACTAGAGGCGCGTGTGACTACATTAATTAAGGAGGTAAAAGAGTCAG GCCATATTATTCTATTCATAGATGAGGTCCACACCCTTGTTGGTGCTGGCACAGTTGGACGGGGAAATAAGGGCTCTGGTCTTGACATTGCTAATTTGCTAAAACCAACACTTGGCCGTGGTGAACTGCAG TGTATTGCATCTACCACCATGGATGAGTTCAGATTGCATATTGAGAAAGACAAGGCCTTTGCCCGAAGGTTCCAGCCCATCTTGGTTAATGAACCAAGTCAG GCGGATGCTGTCCAGATACTATTGGGGTTGCGTGAAAAATATGAGTCGCATCATAAGTGTAGGTACAGTCTGGAAGCCATCAATGCTGCTGTGGAACTATCATCAAGATATATACCGGATAGGTATCTTCCCGACAAAGCTATTGATCTTATTGATGAGGCTGGTAGTAAATCTCGTATGCAAGCTCACAAAAGAAGAAAGGAACAGCAGATATCTGTACTTTCACAATCACCTAGTGATTATTGGCAGGAAATTAGAGCTGTTCAAACCATGCATGAAGTG ATCCTGGCTAGCAAGCTGACTGAAAATGCTGATGCGTCTCGTTTGGATGATGACAGTGAACTTCATTTGCAGCCAGCTTCGTCTTCTACATCTGATGAACATGA ACTCCCATTAGTTGGACCTGAGGATATAGCAGCAGTTGCTTCACTCTGGACAGGCATTCCCCTTAAGCAGCTTACTGTTGATGAAAGAATGCTTCTGGTTGGTCTCGATGAGCAGCTTAAGAAAAGGGTTGTTGGTCAGGATGAGGCTGTTACATCTATTTGTCGGGCTGTTAAGAGATCCAGAACTGGCCTCAAGCACCCAAATAGACCAATTTCGGCAATGCTCTTCTGTGGTCCTACTGGAGTTGGAAAATCTGAACTGGCTAAAGCTTTGGCAGCATCTTATTTTGGATCT GAATCTGCCATGCTAAGATTGGATATGAGTGAGTACATGGAGCGGCATACTGTGAGCAAGTTAATTGGTTCGCCTCCTGGTTATGTAGGCTATGGAGAAGGAGGGACTCTGACTGAAGCTATCCGAAGAAAGCCCTTCACTGTAGTGCTGTTAGATGAGATTGAAAAGGCTCATCCCGACATATTCAATATTCTCCTTCAGTTGTTTGAAGATGGTCACCTAACAGACTCTCAg GGAAGAAGAGTGTCATTTAAGAACGCCTTGATAGTTATGACTTCTAATGTGGGTTCAACAGCCATTGTAAAGGGTAGACAGAATACTATCGGCTTCTTGCTTGCTGAAGATGAGTCAGCCGCCTCCTATGCTGGTATGAAAGCAATAGTGATGGAGGAGCTCAAAACATACTTTCGTCCAGAGTTACTGAATAGGATAGATGAAGTAGTGGTATTCCGTCCACTAGAGAAGCCTCAG aTGCTCGAGATATTAAACCTGATGTTGCAGGAGGTAAGAGCTAGGCTTGTTTCATTAGGAATAAGTTTGGAGGTATCAGAAGCAGTAATGGACCTCATATGCCAACAAGGATTTGACAGAAACTATGGCGCACGCCCTCTGAGGAGGGCTGTTACTCAAATGGTTGAAGATCTCCTGTGTGAATCTGTACTTTCTGGGGATTTCAAGCCTGGTGATGTTGCTATGATTCATTTAGATGAATCTGGAAATCCTGTCGTCGTTAACCAGTCAAGCCAGAGTATCCAATTGTCTGATACAAACGGAAATCCAGTAGTCACCAACAGGTGA
- the LOC107012759 gene encoding mitochondrial protein pet191 homolog — protein MAKSCKGLAVELVKCLSESDCVKVEKKSFRECAKEKSPCIPSECVGLRETYFNCKRGQLDMRARIRGNKGY, from the exons ATGGCGAAGTCCTGTAAGGGCCTTGCTGTGGAGTTGGTCAAGTGTCTTAGCGAATCGGATTGCGTTAAG GTTGAGAAGAAGAGTTTCAGGGAATGCGCGAAAGAAAAGAGTCCATGTATTCCTAGTGAATGTGTAGGACTAAGGGAAACCTACTTCAATTGCAAGAGAGGACAG CTGGACATGAGAGCTCGAATTCGTGGAAATAAAGGCTATTAA
- the LOC107014342 gene encoding U2 small nuclear ribonucleoprotein A', with the protein MVRLTADLIWKSPHFFNAIRERELDLRGNKIPVIENLGATEDQFDTIDLSDNEIVKLENFPYLNRLGTLLMNNNRITRINPNIGEFLPKLHTLIITSNRLTNLVEIDPLASLPKLKFLSLLENNITKRPNYRLYVIHKLKSLRLLDFRKVKQKERLEASKLFASQEAVEQVKKESVKTVTVEVAAPAEEPKEAQASKPVAPTPEQIIAIKAAIVNSQTLEEVARLEQALKSGQLPADLNIGDHDVTAKKEDAKEDKMVTDSDDKANKAEVNVPEQTPDDPTDMEQE; encoded by the exons ATGGTGAGGTTAACGGCGGACCTGATATGGAAAAGCCCTCATTTCTTCAATGCCATTCGCGAACGCGAGTTAGATCTTCGAG GTAATAAGATTCCGGTCATTGAGAACTTAGGTGCTACCGAG GATCAGTTTGACACGATTGATTTATCTGATAATGAGATTGTTAAACTGGAGAATTTTCCATATCTGAATCGACTTGGAACTTTACTAATGAACAACAATAGAATTACGCGTATCAACCCTAACATTGGAG AGTTTCTGCCAAAATTGCATACTTTGATTATTACTAGCAACAGACTTACGAATTTGGTTGAAATTGACCCGCTTGCGTCTCTCCCAAAGCTGAAGTTTCTTAGTCTTCTTGAGAACAATATCACAAAGAGACCAAATTATCGCCTTTATGTCATTCACAAGTTGAAGTCCTTGCGTTTGTTGGATTTCAGGAAAGTCAAACAAAAG GAGAGATTGGAAGCAAGTAAATTATTTGCATCACAAGAAGCTGTAGAGCAGGTCAAAAAGGAATCAGTGAAGACTGTAACTGTTGAGGTTGCGGCACCTGCTGAGGAACCAAAGGAAGCTCAAGCATCTAAGCCAGTTGCTCCTACACCTGAGCAAATAATAGCAATTAAG GCTGCCATTGTGAATTCCCAAACTCTTGAGGAGGTGGCTAGACTTGAACAG GCATTGAAGTCGGGCCAGCTTCCTGCAGATTTAAATATTGGTGATCATGATGTTACTGCTAAAAAGGAAGACGCCAAAGAAGACAAGATGGTTACAGATAGCGATGATAAAGCTAACAAGGCGGAGGTAAATGTACCTGAACAGACACCTGATGATCCTACAGATATGGAGCAG GAGTAG